The Thermoleophilia bacterium nucleotide sequence CGCCGCGGCCGACGAGCGGCGACCAAAGGAGTTGTGGACCGAGCAGCGCGAAGGCGAACGTCCGCAGCTCGTGAGCTGCCGCGACGAAGACGAGCAAACTCAGTGGCTCTGCGAGCGCATCCTCGCCCTTCGCGAGCAGGGCGTCCAGCTCAAGCGCCAGGCCGTACTCTTCCGGGCGCAGCATCACTCAATGGCGCTCGAGATGGAACTCTCACGCCGCGCCGTCCCCTTCCACAAGTACGGCGGGCTGCGCTTCATCGAGACGGCGCACGTCAAGGACCTCGTCGCCTTCTTGCGTCTGGCCGAGAACCCACGCGACGCCATGGCGGGACTGCGCGTTCTCGGGCTCGTCCCCGGCATCGGCCCAAAGACGGCGGCGGCGCTTCTCGACACCCTCGTCGCCGCCCACCTCGACTTCAGCGCGTGGGCGACCGCACGCGTTCCCGAAGCGGCGCGTGGCGCGTGGCCCGCGATCGTCGAACTGTTCACCACATTGGCCGGCAGCGGTGACGGCGACGTGCCGGCCCAGATCCACGCCGTACGCAGCGTCTACGCTCCACTCCTCGAGCGCCGCTACGACAACGTCCAGGCGCGCCTGCGCGACCTCGAGCAGATCGAGGCGCTCGCGGCCCGCGCCCCCGGCCGAGCCCAGTTCCTCACCGACTTGGCCCTCGACCCGCCGGCCTCGACGCAGGAGCTTGCCGGCCCACCGCTCCTCGACGAGGACTACCTCATCCTCTCTACCATGCACTCCGCCAAGGGACTCGAGTTCGATGCCGTCTTCGTGATCCACGCCGCCGACGGCAACATTCCCTCAGACATGGCGACCGGCAGCGCCGCCGAGATCGACGAGGAGCGGCGCCTCCTCTACGTAGCCTGCACGCGAGCGCGCGAGCACCTCGCGATCACGCATCCGTTGCGCTACTACTCGCAGCCGTGGGCCAAGGCCGACCGCCACGGCTACGCGCAGCGCTCACGCTTCCTCACCGTAGACGTACTCGCGCACCTCGAGAAGACGCAAGCGGTGCCCGAGCCTGCGGCCGACGATCTTCCGCTCGAGCGCGTCACGACCGCATCCATCCGCGCCAGTGTGCACGCCCTCTGGGCGATCAACGAGTAGACAATACGAGCGTCACCCTCGCTCCCAACCCAGGCGCGCGGCTGCTAAGAGAACTGCAGGCCGCGCAGCAACTGCATCACGACGAACACGATGAGCAGGCCGACGACGGCGCTCAGGTCGATGCCGACGGCGCCCACGCGCGGGGTCGGCAGAAAGCGCCGGAAGATCGCCAGGTATGGCTCGGTCATGTTCCAGATGACGCCGTAGATCTTGGCAAACGCCGATCCCGGCGTCATCGGGAACCACGAAAGCAGCGCGCGAGCGATGATCGCCCAGGAGTAGATCGTGAGCGCGTAGTAGGCGGTGTTGACGATAGTCTGCAGCGCTGCCGCCTCAGGCCTTCGGCGCCCAGAAGCAGCGCTTGGGCGACTCTATGGCGCCCTGCTTCTTGAGCTCGTTCATTGCCTTATCGACGGCCTTGCGATCGAGGCCCGTGAGCTCGACGACCTTGCCGGCATTCAGCGGCTCGCCGGCGGCGCGCATGGCGTCGAGGACCTTGTCGGTGTCGCTCATGTGGATGCTCCTTCTTCGATCGCGACGGGAGGAAGCTCGATGCAGTGCTCGCGCACGTAGGCGCCGAAGCGCTGATCGGTGCTCTCGATGTGGTTGATCAGCCAGTTGCCGAGGAGCGTCTCGACCGCCTCGCCGAGCGCGACTGTGGAG carries:
- a CDS encoding ATP-dependent helicase; the encoded protein is MIHELNAEQRAAAQHGDGPLLIVAGAGTGKTATLVHRVAHLIARGADPRRILLLTFTRRAAAEMLRRVQAVLAAQQSNGTVSERVWGGTFHAVSARLLRVHARDLGMEPEFTIVDRGDAEDLMHIARTQLGLGGASVRFPQKSTCLDVYSRCVNAQLPLTEVLHTAFPWCLPAEEGLAQLFARYTDAKEEQQVLDYDDLLLFWRGLLADPTAGSRVRERFDYVLVDEYQDTNALQADIVALLRPGGEGVTCVGDDAQAIYGFRAATVRNILDFEQRFPTAEVRTLTRNYRSTSAILAATNALIAAADERRPKELWTEQREGERPQLVSCRDEDEQTQWLCERILALREQGVQLKRQAVLFRAQHHSMALEMELSRRAVPFHKYGGLRFIETAHVKDLVAFLRLAENPRDAMAGLRVLGLVPGIGPKTAAALLDTLVAAHLDFSAWATARVPEAARGAWPAIVELFTTLAGSGDGDVPAQIHAVRSVYAPLLERRYDNVQARLRDLEQIEALAARAPGRAQFLTDLALDPPASTQELAGPPLLDEDYLILSTMHSAKGLEFDAVFVIHAADGNIPSDMATGSAAEIDEERRLLYVACTRAREHLAITHPLRYYSQPWAKADRHGYAQRSRFLTVDVLAHLEKTQAVPEPAADDLPLERVTTASIRASVHALWAINE
- a CDS encoding YggT family protein, producing the protein MQTIVNTAYYALTIYSWAIIARALLSWFPMTPGSAFAKIYGVIWNMTEPYLAIFRRFLPTPRVGAVGIDLSAVVGLLIVFVVMQLLRGLQFS
- a CDS encoding MarR family transcriptional regulator, which codes for MSDTDKVLDAMRAAGEPLNAGKVVELTGLDRKAVDKAMNELKKQGAIESPKRCFWAPKA